The window CTTCCGCCTGACCCGCGAATACGTCCACTACGCGACCGGCCCCGCTCGCCGTCTGACGCTCGCCAGGGGAGAGGCTGCGTGACCTCGTACGGGAGCCCGGACCGGGTGACGTGAGGGCACGAGGCAGTTACCGCGGGGTCTCGGAATTCCGGGTGGGTTCTCCGCGGCGGACGGAGCCCGGGGCGCGGGCCGCGGGGTGGTCGGCGTGCGAAGAGGAGGTCAGCTGCCACGGGACGCTGGTGACCATGACGCCCGGGGTGAAGAGCAGTCGACTCTTCAGCCACAGCGCGGACTGGTTGTGGAGGAGGTTCTCCCACCAGTGGCCGACGACGTACTCGGGGATGAAGACGCCCACCACATCACGCGGGCTCTCCCGCCGGATCGAGCGGACGTACTCGACGACGGGACGAGTGATCTCGCGGTATGGGGAGTCGAGGATCTTCAGCGGGATCTCGATCCCGTACTCCTCCCACTGCCGCTTCAGTGACTCCGCCGCTTCACGGTCCACGGAGATGGTGAGCGCTTCCAGGTGGTTGGGGCGGAAGGCCCGTGCGTAGGACAAGGCCCGCAGGGTCGGCTTGTGGATGGTGGAGACGAGCACGATCGCGAAGACCCGGGGCGGTGGTGCCAGCTCTCTTCGCGGATCGGTGACGGTCAGCTCGGCCGCCGTACGGTCGTAGTGGCGCCGGATGCCACGCATCATCACCCACAGCACGAGCGCGGCGAGTACGGCGAGCCAGGCGCCCTGGGTGAACTTGGTGGCCAGCACGATCACCAGGACCAGGCCGGTCACGCAGGCGCCGAGGCCGTTGACGGACCGGGCGACCTGATGGCTGCGGCGCACCGCCGGGTCGGTCTCGGTGCGCAACTCGCGGTTCCAGTGCCGGACCATGCCGAGCTGGGAGAGCGTGAAGGAGGTGAACACGCCCAGGATGTACAGGTGGATGAGGTCGGTGACGTTGGCCTTGTAGACCCACAGCAGCACTGCGGCGACGGTCGCGAGCGCCAGGATGCCGTTGGAGAACGCCAGCCGGTCGCCGCGGTTGTGCAGTTGCCGGGGCAGATAGCGGTGCTGGGCGAGGATCGAGGCGAGCAGCGGGAAGCCGTTGTAGGCGGTGTTGGCCGCCAGGATCAGGATGAGCGCGGTCGCCGCCTGCATGAAGTAGAAGCCGAAGCTGTCCGAGCCGCCGAAGACGGAGGCCGCCAGCTGGGCGATCACGGTGCGCTGGGTGTACGCCTCGCAGTCCGCCAGCCCGGTCAGCCGGCAGGGGTCTTCG of the Streptomyces sp. NBC_01294 genome contains:
- a CDS encoding APC family permease, whose product is MRSEELGETLLPKRLALPIFASDPLSSVAYATQEILLVLTLGGLAYLHFTPWIALAVVLLMTVVVLSYRQVVHAYPSGGGSYEVASTNLGPSVGLVVAASLLVDYVMTVAVSVASGVDNIISALPSLAEHRVGIAVGFVALLTAMNLRGVRESGRAFATPTYLFIGGVLIMVGTGLFRYLLGDAPVAESAAYGIEPDPADAGLAGFALLMLVLRAFSSGCTALTGVEAISNGVPAFRKPKSVNAAKTMLAMGAIAITMFVGVTTLAMVAKVHIVEDPCRLTGLADCEAYTQRTVIAQLAASVFGGSDSFGFYFMQAATALILILAANTAYNGFPLLASILAQHRYLPRQLHNRGDRLAFSNGILALATVAAVLLWVYKANVTDLIHLYILGVFTSFTLSQLGMVRHWNRELRTETDPAVRRSHQVARSVNGLGACVTGLVLVIVLATKFTQGAWLAVLAALVLWVMMRGIRRHYDRTAAELTVTDPRRELAPPPRVFAIVLVSTIHKPTLRALSYARAFRPNHLEALTISVDREAAESLKRQWEEYGIEIPLKILDSPYREITRPVVEYVRSIRRESPRDVVGVFIPEYVVGHWWENLLHNQSALWLKSRLLFTPGVMVTSVPWQLTSSSHADHPAARAPGSVRRGEPTRNSETPR